The proteins below come from a single Candidatus Bathyarchaeota archaeon genomic window:
- a CDS encoding DUF365 domain-containing protein: MSGEVAGIIFPVPKHLVDRLLVEKRNVFVKYVARNGLLRLSIKHRVLFYASEASKEIVGEGTIEEISLLTPTEVLQKYGRQVFLNETELEEYIHLQPNRDSSKKMLVLVLSKLRRYAKPKFFERPISMSGIYLTKENYRELLKTN, translated from the coding sequence ATGAGCGGGGAAGTTGCTGGCATCATCTTTCCAGTGCCCAAACATTTAGTTGACAGATTGTTAGTGGAAAAAAGGAATGTTTTCGTTAAGTATGTTGCCAGGAATGGTCTTTTGAGATTGTCAATTAAGCATCGCGTCTTATTCTACGCTTCTGAAGCATCCAAGGAAATAGTTGGAGAGGGAACGATCGAAGAGATTAGTTTACTTACACCAACTGAAGTATTGCAAAAATACGGCAGACAGGTATTTCTAAATGAGACTGAACTGGAAGAGTATATTCATCTTCAACCAAATAGGGACTCCTCTAAAAAGATGCTTGTTCTTGTTCTTTCAAAATTAAGAAGATATGCGAAACCTAAATTTTTTGAAAGACCTATCAGTATGTCGGGCATTTACTTAACGAAAGAAAACTATAGAGAATTGCTCAAAACTAACTAG
- a CDS encoding ABC transporter ATP-binding protein encodes MRRQRDFHIRQFRRIYDRTEGKFTFNISYETHTKPTPRSLVVAEAFGLGIDDAQKFKVLDAELKIGPQDIVYITGDSGSGKSVLLRAIKADLGDEAIDLSEVAVDTEKPLIETVGATVEEGLELLSKVGLNDAFLFLRTYSQLSDGQKYRYRIAKLIESGKQWWLMDEFAACLDRDTAKIIAYNLQKIARQQGKAVIAATTHSDLQEDLKPSVLVRKRFGEEIKIEYTPNTPAAECSLIQEMRIEEGTREDWQKLSSFHYRGHKVAVPRKIFRLVRGDELCGVIVYSYPPPACYGRRMVLPRMTIQEMNKQLSIINRVVIHPKYRTVGLGAKLIRETMPLVGTRYVELIAVMAKYSPFAEKAGMQKIAQQQTVEGISSVSKALSELGFDTQLLASERYVLAKLESLQPEQLNQLKEAFIKNKHTRFRREFASSRHQPFGKVTDYVASMHKAELPELCRLIKLVGMLSQKKVYLFWDRKIISA; translated from the coding sequence ATGAGACGACAAAGAGACTTTCACATAAGACAATTCCGACGAATCTACGACCGAACGGAAGGCAAGTTCACATTCAACATAAGCTACGAAACCCACACCAAGCCGACTCCAAGAAGCCTTGTTGTAGCTGAAGCTTTCGGATTAGGCATCGACGATGCACAGAAGTTCAAGGTCTTGGATGCTGAACTGAAGATTGGGCCTCAAGACATCGTCTACATTACGGGGGATAGCGGCAGCGGCAAAAGCGTTTTACTACGAGCGATCAAGGCAGATTTGGGCGATGAAGCTATTGACTTGTCAGAAGTGGCAGTGGACACGGAGAAGCCATTGATCGAGACCGTCGGCGCCACAGTCGAAGAAGGCTTAGAGCTGCTAAGCAAAGTCGGTTTAAACGATGCTTTCCTTTTCCTGCGCACATACAGCCAATTGAGTGATGGCCAGAAGTACCGTTACAGAATCGCCAAACTAATCGAAAGCGGCAAGCAGTGGTGGCTTATGGATGAATTCGCCGCATGCTTAGACCGAGACACCGCAAAAATCATCGCTTACAACCTGCAAAAGATTGCACGACAACAAGGAAAAGCAGTCATAGCAGCCACAACCCACAGCGACCTCCAAGAGGACCTCAAACCCAGCGTATTGGTCCGCAAGCGGTTTGGGGAAGAAATCAAAATAGAATATACCCCAAACACTCCAGCCGCCGAGTGCAGCCTAATCCAAGAAATGCGGATTGAAGAAGGCACCAGAGAAGACTGGCAAAAACTAAGCAGCTTCCATTACCGAGGGCACAAGGTTGCGGTTCCACGAAAAATCTTCCGCCTAGTAAGAGGCGACGAGCTCTGTGGCGTCATAGTCTATAGTTACCCACCACCCGCATGCTACGGAAGACGAATGGTACTGCCGAGAATGACTATTCAAGAAATGAACAAACAACTAAGTATAATCAATCGAGTAGTTATCCACCCAAAATACCGCACGGTAGGCTTAGGCGCCAAACTCATCCGTGAGACAATGCCGCTGGTCGGCACCCGATACGTCGAGTTGATCGCAGTTATGGCAAAGTATAGCCCATTCGCTGAGAAAGCGGGGATGCAAAAAATAGCCCAGCAACAAACGGTAGAAGGTATATCCAGCGTTTCTAAAGCGCTATCCGAATTAGGGTTTGATACGCAACTCCTAGCTAGCGAACGATACGTCTTGGCGAAGCTTGAGAGCCTGCAACCAGAGCAGCTCAACCAACTCAAAGAAGCTTTTATCAAAAACAAGCATACCCGTTTTAGAAGGGAATTTGCAAGTAGCCGACATCAGCCCTTTGGAAAGGTCACCGACTATGTTGCCTCTATGCATAAAGCCGAATTACCCGAACTTTGCAGACTGATAAAACTGGTAGGAATGCTTTCCCAAAAAAAAGTCTACCTCTTTTGGGATCGTAAGATAATCAGCGCTTAG
- a CDS encoding terminase family protein: MHKDRLLEERAGLRSDIAAAEELGERKVQSLRSDVKSFFEQVFGFTPYRYQMELAEMFEKNQFTAVRWARQTGKSFSVSALLLKYAWEHPDSYIAIVGPSWRQTKLNIRRMGGFCRKLPQQPGLHIQKTRITLPNSSMIEAFPNNPDTIRGPTFKVIWIEEANFVPNDEELYDAILFTLGTTNGKLIATSTPWNTDSLFWKMCNHKDYSDFARSHVRWSNALEPNGPLKPAIVEKIKRQFGDDPQRWRREMEAEWAEDEDVWLAQSLIVSCVGTVKNCGFDLQEFNPEVECEGDFFAGLDLAQTRDYCVLSVVERLNDKLFLRHLKIFQQPTLYAQVLGYLKALQDRWGGFQKIRIDFTREGPSIIADMQTAGIENAEGVNFSVPRKSEMASLLKQRMMNKQFYYPLLNWERPYRGDLCTELNVERYDLRKDGAIGYSHPNGTHDDVFWSIALAVFATVQMEPEPFLTVIPR; this comes from the coding sequence ATGCATAAAGATCGACTCCTTGAAGAACGGGCAGGCCTACGTTCTGACATAGCGGCTGCCGAAGAGCTAGGTGAACGCAAAGTCCAAAGTCTAAGGAGCGACGTTAAGAGCTTCTTTGAACAAGTCTTCGGTTTTACGCCTTACCGTTATCAAATGGAACTTGCGGAGATGTTTGAGAAGAACCAGTTCACCGCTGTACGTTGGGCACGCCAGACTGGAAAGAGCTTTTCAGTTTCAGCGTTGCTTCTCAAGTATGCATGGGAGCATCCTGACAGTTACATAGCGATTGTTGGTCCAAGCTGGCGCCAAACCAAACTCAACATACGACGCATGGGCGGTTTCTGTCGAAAGCTTCCGCAGCAGCCCGGCTTGCACATCCAAAAAACAAGGATTACATTGCCAAATAGCAGCATGATAGAAGCCTTCCCAAACAACCCCGACACAATCAGAGGACCAACCTTCAAAGTAATCTGGATCGAAGAAGCCAATTTCGTTCCAAACGACGAAGAACTCTATGATGCAATCCTGTTTACGCTTGGAACAACCAACGGCAAACTAATCGCGACGTCAACGCCTTGGAATACGGATTCGCTGTTTTGGAAAATGTGCAACCACAAAGACTATTCCGATTTTGCACGGTCGCATGTTCGGTGGAGTAATGCCCTTGAACCTAATGGTCCGCTTAAGCCTGCGATTGTTGAGAAGATTAAGCGTCAGTTCGGGGATGATCCCCAGCGTTGGCGTAGAGAGATGGAAGCTGAGTGGGCAGAGGATGAAGACGTTTGGCTGGCTCAAAGCCTAATCGTCTCTTGCGTTGGTACAGTGAAGAATTGTGGGTTTGACTTGCAGGAATTCAATCCTGAGGTTGAATGTGAAGGGGATTTCTTTGCTGGACTCGACTTGGCACAAACCAGAGATTACTGCGTGCTCTCGGTAGTTGAGCGCCTAAATGATAAGCTATTTCTTCGGCACCTGAAGATTTTCCAGCAGCCCACACTCTACGCTCAAGTTCTCGGTTATCTAAAAGCGCTGCAGGACAGATGGGGCGGATTCCAAAAAATAAGAATAGACTTCACCCGGGAAGGCCCAAGCATCATAGCCGACATGCAAACTGCAGGCATCGAGAACGCTGAAGGCGTCAACTTTAGCGTACCCAGAAAAAGCGAAATGGCAAGCTTACTCAAACAGCGCATGATGAACAAACAATTCTACTATCCACTGCTCAACTGGGAGCGACCATACAGAGGAGACCTATGCACCGAGCTAAACGTGGAACGCTATGACCTACGCAAGGATGGTGCAATAGGCTACTCGCACCCAAACGGCACCCATGACGACGTATTTTGGAGTATAGCGCTAGCAGTATTCGCAACAGTGCAGATGGAACCCGAACCATTCTTAACAGTTATTCCAAGGTGA